In one Misgurnus anguillicaudatus chromosome 1, ASM2758022v2, whole genome shotgun sequence genomic region, the following are encoded:
- the LOC129431991 gene encoding uncharacterized protein isoform X3: MEHILEEGNRVHEESGKLLKLKRSQKSEILKKMAETIYSFKPYPHEKELAMAAQALITAHPCLRMTAGEDGELGWKRHIGYKVASYRNNLAKAGVAEVAINTGRRSRNNPDNDHPHQNIKKARKAEVNYIINLPKDQTSATLETMREEIIHEVEKTEKNQLVIGKLMNTTYALRRQEIVGSLVAPRVRDIVDRWAALLQESQVFAEFHPINNVNLRNQFYKELDRHTPKLITLFRDKAIKTGKIAEELAKLMRIYDIQEQHDVNMRRALILRALPVYLREDAFKFFRICNSADGPDLTDTPVALLTVVTDEPNDAALFSPESISIVVEDEILVSGPTNLADSFLLLFGYIYALDLQYPKNLELTFTFIQKVVMCLEDNKPLKGCLLTPKNDLFNE; this comes from the exons ATGGAGCATATACTAGAAGAAGGAAATCGTGTTCATGAAGAATCAGGAAAATTGCTGAAGTtaaagaggtcacagaagagtGAAATCCTTAAAAAAATGGCAGAAACGATCTATAGTTTTAAACCATACCCACACGAAAAGGAATTGGCAATGGCTGCTCAAGCTTTGATTACAGCTCATCCATGTCTCAGAATGACGGCTGGTGAAGACGGGGAGTTGGGATGGAAACGTCACATAGGGTACAAGGTTGCGTCTTACCGTAACAATCTGGCCAAAGCTGGGGTTGCAGAAGTAGCCATCAACACAGGGAGGCGGAGCCGAAACAACCCAGACAATGATCACCCCCAtcaaaatataaagaaagctCGAAAAGCTGAGGTCAACTACATCATCAACCTACCGAAGGATCAAACTTCAGCCACTCTGGAAACAATGAGAGAAGAAATCATACATGAAGTTGAAAAGACTGAGAAAAACCAATTAGTCATAGGCAAGCTCATGAACACAACCTATGCCCTTCGTCGCCAAGAAATTGTTGGATCTCTTGTAGCTCCACGAGTGAGAGACATTGTGGACAGATGGGCAGCCCTACTTCAGGAATCAcag GTGTTTGCAGAGTTCCACCCAATTAACAATGTTAACCTGCGCAATCAATTCTACAAGGAGCTGGACAGACACACGCCTAAACTAATCACCTTGTTCAGAGACAAGGCCATCAAGACTGGCAAGATAGCGGAGGAGCTAGCCAAGCTCATGAGGATTTATGACATTCAG GAACAGCATGATGTAAATATGAGACGGGCCCTCATCCTTCGTGCACTTCCTGTGTACCTACGTGAAGATGCCTTCAAGTTCTTCAGGATCTGTAAT TCAGCAGATGGTCCAGACCTCACTGACACTCCAGTGGCTCTCCTGACAGTTGTCACGGATGAACCTAATGATGCAGCCCTCTTCAGCCCTGAGAGCATCAGTATTGTCGTGGAGGATGAAATACTTGTGAGTGGTCCCACAAATCTGGCTGACTCATTTCTCCTGCTCTTTGGGTACATCTATGCACTAGACCTTCAGTACCCAAAAAATCTTGagcttacatttacatttatccaAAAGGTTGTCATGTGTCTTGAGGACAACAAACCACTAAAAGGGTGTCTACTGACGCCGAAAAATGATTTGTTCAATGAGTGA